The DNA sequence GCGCGTCCTGGATTGTCGTCTTTTCCGCTGGCTGTGCCATGATCACCAGTATACTTCGGAATTGAGGCAAGTGCCTATGAGCGGTCGCGCGGCGCGTCTTTGCGGGAAGGCGTCAGCATTCTGCGGGCTACGATCGCTCCTCAAGCAATCGAAACCGAGGACCGCCATGCCGGTGGCGAATCTCGCCAGCGAATTCACGCAAGCAGCTTACGGGCGTCGCCTACCGCCGGCCAGCGGACTCTCCGAGCAGGCAGAGCGCAGCAGCCGCAAGCATCCCCTGGAGCGCATCTAGCGTCGGCGCCGGGGTTCGATGTACACGGTAGCTATGGAGGGAACGCCGTGTACGGAGGCAGGCCTTGGGCCGAGTTGCGGGGCTCTACTGGGCACCCTGCTCGATGAGCGCAGGCCATCGGTGGGGAAGCAGCTCGTCGAGCCGTCGATGCGGCCAGGAGTCGAGACGGGGGAGGATGTCCGCGATGTAGCTTCCGGCGCCCACCGCCAGATGCCCTTGCCGGGATGGATACGCCCAGCGTTACTCTTTCCCGCACCGAAACCAACCACGCCGGCGTTGGCCTCTGGACCGCATGCACGCGGCGGCAGTTGGGGGATCCCACGACGGTATAGAGTTTCATTTGGCACCTGCTCCTTGCTTGCCAAGCCCGCCTCGCAAGCGGACTTGGCCAAAACACTTGTTATTTGCAACCGTTTAGCCCAACAGATTTCATTTTGCAAGCATTTTGTCTCCCGTGCGCTTGGAATCGGCTATGCTGAGGCCACGTGCCACCCACCTCCAAAGGCCGACGCTCGGCCTGCCCGCTAGACTATGCACTCGATGTGTTCGGGGACCGCTGGACGCTGCTGGTCGTGCGGGATCTGCTGTTCTTCCAGCGTGTCCGCTTCGCGGAACTGCTGCAAGCGGGCGAGGGGATCGCGACCAACATCCTAGCGGACCGGCTGCGGAAGCTCGAAGCCAAAGGGGTCGTGAATCGGCGGCCGGATCCGAACAACGGCCGCCAGGTCTTGTACTCGCTCACGGATAAGGGCCTCGCGCTCGCGCCCCTGATGGTCGAAATCATCCGCTGGAGCGCACGCTTCGACCCGGAGACCGCAGTGCCCAAGGAGCTCCAGGAACGACTCGGGCACGATCGCGAGGGCTACCTGCGCGAGCTGCTGGCGCAGGCCAAGGACGAACCAACCACGTGATCGCTAGCGGAGCTCTGTGTGCTTCCCGACCCATCGCCTTTGTTGTTCGTGAGCTTTGTGGCCGTGGTCTTGGTAGTGGTGGTTGCGCTGGTTTGCGGCGCGCGTAGCGCGGAGACAGACGCCGTGGGCAAGCGGCAGGCGACACTGCGGGCAGCCCTGTTTCTTGGTGGCTGGCTGCTGCTGACCGGCGGGCTGGGGCTGTCGCGCGTGCTGCAGGATTTCTCTATGCCGCCCAAAGCGCCGATGTTGTTCTTGGCGATGATGGCCGCCACCGTCGGCCTGGGGCGATCCCGGTACGGCGCAAAGCTAGCAACTCGGCTGCCCTTGTGGTTCCTGGTCGGCATCCATGTCTTCCGACTGCCGCTGGAGCTCGTCATGCACCGCGCGCACACCGAAGGCATCATGCCAGTACAAATGAGCTTCTCCGGCCTCAACTTCGACATCGTGACCGGAGTCCTTGCCGTGGTTTGCGGCACGCTCGCCTGGCGCAACCGGCTTGCGCCAGGCGTGGCCAAGAGCTTCAACTGGATCGGTCTCGGCCTGCTGGTCAATGTACTGGTGATCGCGATCGCGTCCATGCCCACCCCGCTGCGCGTGTTCATGAACGAACCGCCCAACGTATGGGTCGCCCACTTCCCCTTCATCTGGCTGCCCGCGGTCCTCGTGCAGACCGCGCTGCTCAGCCACGTGCTCCTCTTCCGCCGCCTGGCCTCGAGGTCCGGCGGTACCTGACCTCGCTGAACGAATGGCGCCGCGCCTCCTTAGCCTGAAGTTCCCCTGACGCCGGCCGGCGACCTGCCCCGCCTTGAGGCTTGAGTACGCCACGGCGGGTGCGGTGGGTGCGGCCGGCAGGAACGTAGCTAGGCCGCGACCGCTGCCAGAGCCAGCGACACATAGTTGCTCGGCGTCACGCCCATCTTGATCACGAAATAGCCCGAGACCAGCAACGCGGCTGCAACGTAGCCTGACTTCATGGGTACGGCCACCGGAGCTCCTGGCTCGGGCTCCTTCATGAACATGAAGACGATCACACGCAGGTAGTAGTAGGCCCCTATCGCGCTGGTCAGCACGCCGATGATCGCCAGCCAAACCAGACCCCCGCCGGCCTGAACCGCAGCGTTGAAGACAAAGTACTTCCCGAAGAATCCCGCCGTCGGCGGAAAGCCCATGAGCGATAGCATCGCGATCACGAAGGGCAGCGCGGCGAGCGGATGACGCCGGCCGGCTCCGGCGAGATCCTCGTAGCTCACGGCCTCCTTACCCTTGGAGCCCATGGCTATCAGGGAACCGAAGCCCAGCACGTTGGAGACGGTGTACGCCATCAGGTAGTAGAGCACCGCCGAAGTTGCCAAATCCCCAACTCGAAATACGGCTACCAAGCCGACCAGAACGTAGCCGGCATGGGCGATCGAGGAGTACGCCAACATCCGCTTGACGCTGCTCTGGACGACGGCGGCGAGGTTTCCGTAGATCATCGTCACCACAGCCAGGCCGGCCAACAGCGGCGGCCAGCCCGCGGCCATGCTGAGCGACAGCGGGTCCGCAAAGCAGGTGAGCAGCACGCGAACCATTACGCCGAACGCGGCCGCCTTGACCGCGACCGACATGAACGTGGTCGCGGGGGTGACCGCACCCTCGTACGCGTCGGGTGTCCACATGTGGAAGGGAACCGCGCTGACCTTGAACCCCAGACCCACCACGAGCAACAGCAGCGCCAGGATGGTCAGGCGCATGTCCGCTTGCCCGGTGCTTACCTGCTGTGCGATGCCCGCGAGATCGGTGTGACCGGTGGCTCCATAGAGCAGCGCGGAACCAAAAAGCAGGATGGCCGCCGCAAACGACCCCAGGAGAAAGTACTTGATGGCGCCCTCGGCTGCGCGCGGGCTCGTACGCCGGAAGCCTACGAGGCAATAGACACCGAGCGACATGGTCTCGAGACCGAGGAAGACCGAAAGCAGATCCGTGGCCGCAACGACCACCATGGCGCCAAACGCGCTGAACAGCATGATGGTGTAGAACTCGCCGCGTTCGAGCCCATGCTCGCGCAGGTAGCCTCCAGCCAAGAGGGCGGAAAGCGCTCCGCCGGCGCAGACCGTGATGTTGAAGAACTGGGCGAGACCATCCACCGCAAGATAGGGAGCGATCGGCCAAGGCAAGGGGTCGGGCGGTCCGCCATGCCACACCGCGCCCGCGAGACCACCCGCAGCCACCAGGATCACGGCTGTGAGCGTCGCCAGCTCGGCGCGCTCCTTGGTAAACGCGTCCACGAGCATCATGGCGCAGCCGCCGGCCAACACGCACAGCAGCGGTGAGATCGCAATCCACAGACTCATGGGTGGCGGCCTACCTTGGTGCCCGCCGCGGCACTCGCTAGAGGACCTACCGGTTCCGGGCGGACCGCCCGTGCGTGGTCAGCCGCGAGCGCCGGTTGCTGGATCGCCGTCTTGAAGGCGACCGCGCGCTCGGGCAGGAGTTGCCCGCGTCCGGGTCCTCGCGGCCCACCCGCCATCAGCTTGGCGCGGTAGCTGGCCATGAACTCGTCCACCGAGGGCTCCATGCTCTTCAGGAACATGTTGGGAAAGACACCTATCCAGAAAATCAACACCACCATGGGTGAGAGCGCCAGCCATTCGCGCGTGCTGAGATCCGCCAGATTCCTGTTTTGATCCTTGTCGAGCGGACCCCAGAAGACCTTCAGGACCGCATGCAGCATGTAGATCGCCGCGAGAATCACGCCGGTCGCCGCAAACAAGGTGAAGACTCGGTTGTGCGGGCGCAGCAGCTCGGAGACGAACGAGCCCGACAGGATCATGAATTCGCCTACAAAGCCGTTGGTTCCGGGCAAGCCCACAGAGCTCATGGTGACGATGACGAACACGAGGCAATACGAAGGCATCACCTGCGCGAGCCCGCCAAACTCGCCGAGGTCCCGGGTGTGGCGTCTCTCGTAGATCACACCCACCAAAAGGAAGAGCGCGCCCGTGGAAATCCCGTGACTGACCATCTGCAAAATCGCGCCCGATACGCCATGCTGCGTGATGCTGAAGATGCCGAGCATGACGAAGCCCAGGTGACTCACGGAGCTGTAGGCGACCAGCTTCTTGATGTCCTGCTGGGCCCACGCACACCATGCCCCGTAGATGATTCCGATCACGGCCAGCAACGCCAAGGTGGGGCCCAGATGGTGGCTGGCAAGCGGAAACAACGGCATCGCAAAGCGCAAGAAGCCATAGCCGCCGAGCTTCAGAAGCACCGCCGCCAGAATCACCGAGCCCCCGGTGGGAGCCTGCACATGGGCGTCCGGAAGCCAGGTGTGAAACGGAAACATCGGAACCTTGATGGCAAACGCCAAGGCGAACGCCAAGAAGAGCCAGACCTGTGCGCTGAAGGGCAGCATGACCCGGTTCAGCTCGACCCAATCGAAACTGTAGGAACCGGAGAGCTCTCGGTACTGCGCCACGAGGTACAGCACAGCGACCAGCATCAGCAAGCTGCCGACCATGGTATACAGGAAGAACTTGACCGCGGCGTAGACCCTCTCCGGACCGCCCCAAACGCCGATAATCAGATACATCGGCACCAGCATCAGTTCCCAGAACACGTAGAACAGGAACAGGTCCAGGGCGAGGAACGCGCCGAGCATTCCTGCCTCGAGCAGCAGAAACGAAAGCGCATACTCCTTTATCTTGGTGTCGATGGCGGTCCACGAAGCATGGGTGGCGATGAGCGTGGAAAGCGTCGTCAGCAACACGAGCCACAGCGAGATGCCGTCGACCCCGAGGTGGTACGAGATGCCGAAGTGCTCGACGAGGAGGTGCTTTTCGACGAACTGGAACCGAGCCGTCGTGTAGTCGCCCCCGAGAAGCCACAGGGAAAGCAGGAACTCCAGCAGCATCGCGGCCA is a window from the Pseudomonadota bacterium genome containing:
- a CDS encoding helix-turn-helix transcriptional regulator, encoding MPPTSKGRRSACPLDYALDVFGDRWTLLVVRDLLFFQRVRFAELLQAGEGIATNILADRLRKLEAKGVVNRRPDPNNGRQVLYSLTDKGLALAPLMVEIIRWSARFDPETAVPKELQERLGHDREGYLRELLAQAKDEPTT
- a CDS encoding NADH-quinone oxidoreductase subunit M, with the protein product MTEYLLSVLIGLPFLSALVVLFMPRQSVATIRRFTVAAMLLEFLLSLWLLGGDYTTARFQFVEKHLLVEHFGISYHLGVDGISLWLVLLTTLSTLIATHASWTAIDTKIKEYALSFLLLEAGMLGAFLALDLFLFYVFWELMLVPMYLIIGVWGGPERVYAAVKFFLYTMVGSLLMLVAVLYLVAQYRELSGSYSFDWVELNRVMLPFSAQVWLFLAFALAFAIKVPMFPFHTWLPDAHVQAPTGGSVILAAVLLKLGGYGFLRFAMPLFPLASHHLGPTLALLAVIGIIYGAWCAWAQQDIKKLVAYSSVSHLGFVMLGIFSITQHGVSGAILQMVSHGISTGALFLLVGVIYERRHTRDLGEFGGLAQVMPSYCLVFVIVTMSSVGLPGTNGFVGEFMILSGSFVSELLRPHNRVFTLFAATGVILAAIYMLHAVLKVFWGPLDKDQNRNLADLSTREWLALSPMVVLIFWIGVFPNMFLKSMEPSVDEFMASYRAKLMAGGPRGPGRGQLLPERAVAFKTAIQQPALAADHARAVRPEPVGPLASAAAGTKVGRHP
- a CDS encoding NADH-quinone oxidoreductase subunit N; translated protein: MSLWIAISPLLCVLAGGCAMMLVDAFTKERAELATLTAVILVAAGGLAGAVWHGGPPDPLPWPIAPYLAVDGLAQFFNITVCAGGALSALLAGGYLREHGLERGEFYTIMLFSAFGAMVVVAATDLLSVFLGLETMSLGVYCLVGFRRTSPRAAEGAIKYFLLGSFAAAILLFGSALLYGATGHTDLAGIAQQVSTGQADMRLTILALLLLVVGLGFKVSAVPFHMWTPDAYEGAVTPATTFMSVAVKAAAFGVMVRVLLTCFADPLSLSMAAGWPPLLAGLAVVTMIYGNLAAVVQSSVKRMLAYSSIAHAGYVLVGLVAVFRVGDLATSAVLYYLMAYTVSNVLGFGSLIAMGSKGKEAVSYEDLAGAGRRHPLAALPFVIAMLSLMGFPPTAGFFGKYFVFNAAVQAGGGLVWLAIIGVLTSAIGAYYYLRVIVFMFMKEPEPGAPVAVPMKSGYVAAALLVSGYFVIKMGVTPSNYVSLALAAVAA